Genomic window (Alteromonas pelagimontana):
TGCAGCGTAGAACCTGGAGGTCCGGTCACCAAAGTAAACATACGCCCTTGGTCTTCTTCAGGCAAAAAAGAAGTGGGAATGCGAAGAAATACGAATATGGTAATAGCCACTAAAACGGCGAAAATAAGTGGAAGAATAAATTTGTTGTTGAGGGTTTTTTCAAGTACGCGCCCATGACCAGCACGCATTTTGTCGAACCCTTTGTTAAACCAACCAAATATTCCTTTTTTCTTTGCTGTTTTCCCTGACTGTAAAATAATGCCGCATAACGTCGGCGACAGCGTCAGCGCAACAAACAGTGAAATTGTCATTGCTGCTGATATGGTGATAGCAAACTGTCGATAGATCACTCCTACCGATCCTTCAAATAACGCCATGGGTAAAAATACTGCCCAAATCACTACGGTGGTGCCCACTAAGGCTCCTGAAATTTCACTCATGGCTTTTTTTGCCGCGTCCTTAGGCGAAAGTTCTCCATCTTCCTCTAGTTTTCGCTCAGCATTTTCTGTTACCACAATGGCATCGTCTACCAACATGCCGATGGCTAATACCAAAGCAAATAAAGTAAGAACATTAATTGAGTAACCCAATGCCAATAGAAAACCAAATGTTCCCAATAGTACAATGGGAATGGCAACCGCAGGAATTAGTGTGGCGCGCAGCGTTTGCAGAAAAATATAAATAACCAGCACTACCAGTACAATGGCGATGGCAAGGGTTTCAACAACATTGAAAACGGAAGATTCAATAAAAGGTGATATATCCACTGGATAGACAATTTCCAAATCACTGGGAATAATATTGTCAAAATCTTTAATGCGCGCTTTAACAGCGTTAATTGTGGCTAATGCATTTGCTGATGGAGCCAGTTCAATAGCGATACCAGAAGCGGGTTTACCGTTCCATCGCCCCAGTACCTGATAGCTTTCTGCTCCTATTTCTATGCGGGCGACGTCTCCTAACGTCACATGTGAACCATCAGAATTTACCGAAAGTAATATCTGCTCGAACTCTTCTGGAGTAGAAAGAAGAGCTTGGGCTGTAATAGTGGCGTTAATCTGCTGGCCATCAACAGCAGGAGTGCCACCAATTTCTCCCGAAGCAAGCTGAACATTCTGTTCTTCAATGGCACTGATAACATCCAGGGTAGTGATATTAAAGTTGTTCATGCTGTGAGGATCTAACCACACTCGCATGGCATGTTCAGGTCCAAAAGTCTGAATTTGTCCTACTCCGTTTACCCGGCTTAGCGGCTCCTCCAGGTTTGATACCAAAAAATCCGATATATCATTGCGATTTGTTTCGCCGCTTTTAGAATAAAAACTTAGCAAGAAAGCAAAACTGTTACCGGCTTTTTCCACTGTCACGCCGAGTTGCTGAACCGTGGGTGGTAACGCAGACTGCGCTTGCGACACTTTATTCTGTGTTTGTACCTGCGCAATATCCGCGTCGGTACCAGGTTCAAATGTGAGGGTAATAGAGGCATTGCCCGCAGAGGAACTTTGCGATTGAATGTAACGCAGATTATCAATGCCAGTGAGATTTTTTTCTATCACTTGCGTAACAGTATTTTCCAGTGTTTCTGCGGAAGCCCCTGGATAAGAAGCTGAAATAGAAACTTTTGGAGGCGCGATATTCGGATACTGCTCTAAGGGTAAATTTAATAGAGAGTACAGCCCGATCCCCATAATAATGAGAGAAATAACAGACGTAAAAATAGGACGATTTATAAAAAACTGGGAAAACATTGTTAAAGCGCCTGTCCGGATTGCTGCGCTTCTTTGGCAGGCTTACCTCTGTTATTATCTGATTGGTTCTGCGATGAAAACTTCTCAGGCTTGACCGGTGCACCATCCTTCAATGTCATTGTTCCTTCAACAACTACCCGTTCTCCTGGTTGCAATCC
Coding sequences:
- a CDS encoding efflux RND transporter permease subunit, producing MFSQFFINRPIFTSVISLIIMGIGLYSLLNLPLEQYPNIAPPKVSISASYPGASAETLENTVTQVIEKNLTGIDNLRYIQSQSSSAGNASITLTFEPGTDADIAQVQTQNKVSQAQSALPPTVQQLGVTVEKAGNSFAFLLSFYSKSGETNRNDISDFLVSNLEEPLSRVNGVGQIQTFGPEHAMRVWLDPHSMNNFNITTLDVISAIEEQNVQLASGEIGGTPAVDGQQINATITAQALLSTPEEFEQILLSVNSDGSHVTLGDVARIEIGAESYQVLGRWNGKPASGIAIELAPSANALATINAVKARIKDFDNIIPSDLEIVYPVDISPFIESSVFNVVETLAIAIVLVVLVIYIFLQTLRATLIPAVAIPIVLLGTFGFLLALGYSINVLTLFALVLAIGMLVDDAIVVTENAERKLEEDGELSPKDAAKKAMSEISGALVGTTVVIWAVFLPMALFEGSVGVIYRQFAITISAAMTISLFVALTLSPTLCGIILQSGKTAKKKGIFGWFNKGFDKMRAGHGRVLEKTLNNKFILPLIFAVLVAITIFVFLRIPTSFLPEEDQGRMFTLVTGPPGSTLQQTREKLAKVENFYLEKAGGTVEGLFTAAGFSFAGQAQNVGIAFVKMKDWEARGEDNSVFNIQKQATQALSSVKDAMIVPLIPPPVSALGNATGFEFQLIDKGGVGHEALVAATNQFLGTAAQSQMLSQVRFNGLADNAQYDLHIDGIKARALGVPISAINQTLSAALGGTYVNDFIEDGRIKRVYVQAEDQYRMLPEDINDWYVRNDSGGMVQLQEIANGEWAYGPPKLTRFNGISSSEIQGSTPSGVSSGEALQEVERLVKSLPEGIDIAWTGLSYEEKESGNQTMMLYGITVIAVFMILAALYESWTIPLAIMLIVPLGIFGAVMSTWLAGQANDVYFQVGLLMTIGLAAKNAILIVEFAQRNVDDGMSVYDAVMGAAKQRLRPILMTSLTFILGVMPLAFASGPGSGAQNAISIGVLGGITTTTIFVVFFAPYFFLWIYRLLKPKQYKKLNEG